The nucleotide sequence CTTGGCTCTTCAGTCTGGGGTGAGGATTTCCACACACTCTCACTGGGGCTGCCAAAATGAATGTATTCTTTAGGGCAAGGAATAATTAGCAAGCCTAACTTCAAGGGTCCACTTAAGTGTATTAAGGCAACTGACTGCCACCCACAattcaaatgaaaaaagaaaatagcaaatCAATATAGTAGTATTCAGttcaaaatacaaaattcaagaaACATTAAAAGCACCGGAAAAAGCAGCACAAACTCAGCAGCATTCCAGGTTAAAGGTGACTTTAAAAACAGGTTAAATGCAAAGAGCTTTGCTTGGGGCTGAACAAGGCTCCAAACAAGCATAACTTGGGAGAATGTTCCATAGATTGTGGGCTCCACCACTTTCCCTAGACTTGCCGCACTTCAAGTGGATTTAGTCACCTGGAGAGAATCCTTCCTAAGAGCTGATGGATCTCATTGATTGGccggcaggaagagagagagagaggatccttcggggggggggggaagctgcaaaACCTTTGGCAAATGCCAAACAAGGGAAACAGGGAGATCTTCTTTACCTTTAGAAGTTCGAAAGTTATCTGCATACTTTTCTTCATCCATCTTAGGAAGCTGTGTGAGGGAAAGGTGTTGTTTGCCTTTGGTGTTGTTTTGAAACACTTTTGAAAACAGGGATGTTTGTCATTTTACTGGGGTTGCTCTGCATAGATGGTTAATGATTAATTTAGGAGAGACCCCTGTTCTCCTACCCTCAGACTACCTCTTTCCAGAATATACCTCCCCCTTGAAAGCATGCCCATTGCACACAAATACAGCAAGGTTCATGGGCAACTCGTCTTTTGATGAATCTGTAGCAGAATTTTGCAGTTGTACCAGATTAGCAGAAGCCAGGTCATTGGAAAAAGAGGGCCTTGTTCCCTGTTCTCAGCTATGTAATTTCGGGAAATGGGATCACCCTAAGGCAGACGTCTGAAGGTGATTTTACTAGCTGCATGGGTTGGTATGGGAGTACACAATCCTACCATTTTCTTGGGCTCAAGCTGTGAAGACTTGAATGATAAAAGCAGTACTTTGAATTGCGTCTGGGAACAAAACTATAACTGGAGTAGTCATGGAAAGGTACTCTAATGATTTTCGGGTGTTAAGCAGGGTGCCAGACCCCTCCAATCCCTGGATCTGGCAAGTGCTAGAATTTAATCAAGACTTCCAATTCTTGGAACAGCCAGGCTAGTTTTCTGGGGAGTTGACagcctgggtgatgagccattaagaggGATTCAGGGGCAAATGGGCAAGATAGCAAATTGGTGGGGCCCTCTCTCTCAACAGATAAAGTCAGAGTTTGGAGAGTTTGGAGCAGTGATTTGACCTAGCAGCGAGCTAGAGTCAGAGCAACACAGAAAGCAATGAGTGATTTCTGTCTGAATCTAAGGCTGTGGCTGCGGGGGATGCAAGGCCCTTTTGGGGTGTTGTGAACCTCTCCAGCAtaggctcagattgtatatatgtgtaaataaaccatatatcataaatacAGCACAGACTCCACTGTGCCTCAAAAGTAAACACAAACTGGGCAAACAGAGGAGTATTTTGGTAATGTGGCACCCTAcggacaaaatttggcaccccctaaatattttttatttcttatgcatcttctcagtaggtattattattaatattattttgcaCCCCCTTAGCTCGAGGCTCTTTGTGGGGGAACCACCTGCACCTCTCCCAACAAACTTAGGTTGATGTTCAATAGCTTGGGGGAGAATATGCTTTTCTTgcctttatttcctttattttgtACATGAATAATGAGCAATAAGTAATGAGTAATAAgtaatagggacgtgggtggcgctatgggttaaaccacagagcctaggacttgctgatcagaaggtcggcggttcgaatccctgtgatggggtgagctcccgttgctcagtccctgctcctgccaacctagcagttcgaaagcacgtcaaagtgcaagtagataaataggtactgctccaacgggaaggtaaatggcatttccgtatgctgctctggttcaccagaagcggcttagtcatgttggccacatgacccagaagctgtatgctgccTCCCTTggccggtaaagcgagatgagcgccacaaccccagagttatctgcgactggacctaattgtcaggggtccctttacctttatctttactaaGTGCAGGTGGCTAAGACTTTAAGATCAGAGGGACCCTAAATCTATCTCTCTTTTGGCATTCCAGCAGTTAGCAGACAGCAACAGCAGTCTAAATCAATAGCTATTGTTGGTTTAGGCTACTTGCCAATATTATAATGTTTCCTAACCCAGAGAACAGTTAAGGAAGTTGTTTCCTGGATGATATGTGTGCCCATAGGGTTTTTCAGAAGTGTAAAATCTTACCTATGGCAAGGAAATTAGGTTAAAACACATGTTACACAAGAGCATAGTCTCGAGGAATTATTGGAAGTTGAGCTAATAGGGGGGTGCTTGGATACAGCACTTCCTTGCTCCTCTGTTAATTTTTCTTCTTGTGcgtaaaaatattgtttttaagaACCTCTTTCAGTCTTGAATGTTTCCCCCATCTATTCCATCCAGACATTTAGAAGCTTTTGTTACCATCTTTCATTAATCACAGCTTGTTGTTGGCTGAACTCAGTCTCAACAATGGCATGTTTAATACAAACCAATGTAAAACCGTGGGTTGTGAAGCTGGCTTGTTCCAACAACCCATAGTTAAGATTAAGCAGAGGTGTGGATGTAACCCTAAACTGCAGttaataaaaaatggaagcaaatgctTTCAGTCGCCTCATTCACACTATAGGAGAGGAAACCATGAGAGGCTTATTCTCATAATGGGAAACCAACATTTATCATGATGTGTATTATGCCTTATGAATACCAGGTTACTGCCCTAACCAGTAAGTGAGGGCATCTTCTGAGTGGATAACCACCGACTTTTCCCTAAAACAACATGAGATCTTTCTTGTGAACTTTCTTGCTGTATAAGGCAGAAAGCAAGTTGGACTACATTTTACTAAAAGCAGGCCCACTGCAATGAATGGACTCAAGTCTGCTACGCTTTGCTCTGAGTGGGACTTACATTGGAAAGGCAGATGATCAACTGTAAAGCCAATGAACTTCAGTTCAGTATAGTATGCTATGCAAcagatgtttattttttttaggtaAATAAACTGATATGATAACACTCTTGAAGTTTAGGCATGTTTCCTTTTAGAGGTGCGATCATCTTGCCAgttggatctactctgagtagaattagcactggatacaaccctcagCTTTTCTGCTGTGACGAAGTTCCAGAGCACATGCAGCCACACTTTGAAAGTCATGTTGTCAATGAATGTGCAGCGACTTGCCATTTCTCTCTGGGTTGCCATCAACTTAAATGAGATCAAGACTATGCATGTGATGGTTTCATTGCCTCTCGCTCCCCAGAGCTTCTTCACAATGCGCACAGGCTCACGGGGTAGACACCACACTGGAATCTCCAAGGGAGACAGCACTTGACACAACACAGCCTGGCAAATCTGCCTGGATTTTGTGGATCACCTGGTCTTGGAACTCTAACCCCCTTATATCAAGATTTCTGAGGCGGGGCAATTTCTGGCAAACGGCCACAATGGCTTCTGGGGAAAGCTTGCAGCAGGACTCCAGGCAGAGCTCCCCCAAGTCTAGCAAGCTGCTTAAACAAGAAAGACCTCTGTTCTCCAGAGAAGGGTTGTCCCCGAGGTCCAAACTTTGCAGGTGCCTCATGTGGTACGCAATGACATGTGTGAGTAAATTGCCAATGCTACAGCGACGCAGGGTGAGGTGCTGTAGGCCTCCCAGGTGTGGTGCTGCTGCCTGGAAACCTGCAACAGTTATCCGGTACGCCTCAGACAGGACCAGAGTCTTGAGATTGCCCTGGATGGAGATGTTCAGCAGGTGCTGGTTGGAGAAGGCAGGGACATTCTGGATTACAAGGTGCTGAATCTGTGGATAGGCAGGGCAGGTCTTCGAGGCTTCAGACACTTTGAACCACAGAGAAGGGATCTCACAGGAGCTCAGTTCCAGGCTTGTGACAGAGGAAGGGATGAAATCATAGGAGAGTGAGCGAAGGTCTGTCTCTGTCAGGCACAGGTGGTGGAGATTGGGGCATTGCCTGCCCAAGGCCTGCATTAGTGCTGGGGTAAAAACTTCCTGCTTGCGAACGGAGTGGAGGGATCCCCGTGCCTTCAGCGTCCGCAGGCTGCCTCGAAGATTGTTCCGCAGCAAGTGCCATAGGGCCTTGGAGGACATCTAAGTACAGGGAAGTGAAGTTTGCATGCATATCAAAAGCCATGCAAGTCACATGGGCACACGAAGAAGAGAGCACTACAACTGCCAAATCACTGCCAGACCAACTAATGCAAGGCTGCAAGCCTGTCCTCATTTAGCTGGAGACAGGCTCATGCAACTCTGTGGGACTCACACCTTGGGGGAGCATAAAGGGCAAGCAAATCTCACTGTGCTCAATGAGGCTGACGTCTTAGAAATTTTAGGATTATAGCCTAAGATTCCAGTGACTAAGGACAGAGCCTGCCCTCATCCTCCCGACTAATAAACCTAAAATAAATTGTACAAAATAGGGTATTAAATATACAGAATTTTGTACAATAAGCACATTactttaatttgcataatttatacaggttGCCAGAATGTCTCATGCCTGTTGTCTGTTGGATCTTTTTGCTCCAGGATACTGGATATCTGGCTAAAGCCATCCTCTAGCGTTTTCGCACGGACTCTGGTGATCTGGCATAGCCTGCTCCTCACATGGGGGAAGGgtgatagctcagtggcagaacacttgctttgcctgcagaaggtcccagtttccattcctggcatctccaggcggaaaccctggaaagctgcagaCTATCAGTGTACACAGTACTTGGCTGGATGGGCCTCTTCTCTGACTCGgtgtagggcagcttcctatgcgcCTACCTATCCATGCCTGTTGCCACAACTACCCAGCAACTAGTCTTCAGACGGAGGGCAGGCATTTTTACCTTGTAAGGAGTTAGGTCCAAGTATCTCCACAGCAATTTGTCCCGCACCAAGCGACGCCATCGTCTGCAGACCCTGCAGAAAGACGAGATTAGCTGAGTCATTGTCATGGGCCTGAGATGAAGCAGCCAGTTCGATCATCTGGCATCCTGCCATACCtagttcaaaaagtgaaaatttggacagaaaagttgttgggcttttttttttttttaagttttgcccAAATCTCGAACAATTGAACAAATTGTAAGtttttgaattaattttaagGGAAATcaccaaaaacaacactgctgacATTGTGGAGTTGCCATACAGTATATCCCTATCTTCCCAGATGTTTCAATGATTTCCACCCCAATGCTGTTCCCACCTGTTTCTGATTGCCAGCTATATCCGAGAAATTCCGGCCTTGAGAAGAGGACAGCTGTGTGATAAGGGAGAGAGGctgaagaagggagaggaggaggcttggaGCTGAGCAGGCAAAAGGTAAAGAGTGTGCATTAAACTGAAGTTAATAAAAGTAATTTAGTTTAGAGATATTTTTTGCACTGATATTTTGGCTATGGCTGGGGCCAGAAATGGGATTGATCTTAACGTTGTGTGGTTTTTGGAAACGTTAGCCATTTTGAgattattttgcaaaatatgaagtatataaacttttaaaataaaaatgggggtgggggtggggaataaagacATGAATAACCGCCCCCTGTAATTTCACATTCGATACTGATGGTATAATATGAAGAGCTCACTGGGCAGAGCACGAGACTTAATCTCTGGGTCGTGGGTTCGATTCCTGacttgcagggcattggactagatgaccctcgcggcCCCGCCCCTTCCACCATTCCAACCACAACGCCCCCGCAGGCGAGCCTGGGCATTGCAGCCCCGCCCTGGCAGAGGAAGTGgctgagagaggagggagagcgaCAGCCGCAGGATGGAGCGAACCACTCTGTggaagttgtggggggggggagagaggaaactATGAAGCCGGAGGAAGGAACGGAATCACCCACCGGGCCCCGCCCAGCCGGTCGCGCGGCGGCAGGCACTCCAGAATCCGGAGCAGGAGCGAGTCCGGGAGGGCGCAGAGCCCTTGCTGCTCCATTCCGACGCCGTTGGTTCCTTCCGTAGGCTGGTCCGGCCTCACTTCCGCTTCCTCTCAGATACAGTCCGCCGGAAGTAGCTCTCGTGTTTCCTCTTCCGGTGCGTGCGTGTATTTGTATCCGCGTCGCTTCCGTTTCCGCCTGGTCTCCGGCTGTCAAGAGTCCGCTGAATTCAGGTAGGTTTGGGGGCGGCCAGCGGGGATCTTCCGGGGCCGGAGACGGAGcgggcctcccctttcccccaccccaggccTCTGGCGCTGCTGCCCGGGGCAGGTGGGAGCTCGGCGCCGCCAGTGCCGCCTCCAGAGACGCGGGTCTTCCGGGGCCTCCGAGTTGCTCACGTGTCCCGAATGGCTGCTTAAAAACAACAGCTTGGTCTGCACACATGAGTTTCTTGCGTCGAGGGGCACAGGCCTCCTTTCTCCGGTGGACATGCATGCAAACGCCAATGTCCTGAAAAACGAGCCTTTATTTTGTATGCTTCCGGTGCGGTTCATTTCGAGCTGTTTGCTATGTcgctttaaatgtgcttgtggctGGTGGGTTATTATTTCGTTTCGGTTAGGGTACTTGTTTTTATTACGTTCTCTGTGGTTTTATTATGCAGTTATGTGCCTTTGAGAGTTGTGAATAAAGATAACATTTCCCATGATGTTAATGTTCTGGCAGGAGAAGTTGTACTGGTAACACTTCTCTTTCTTAATTTTCTTTAATCAGTATTCCCTGTCAGTTGAGAAAGCATCCCCCCATTTTGTCTCAGTTctgattttaaaaactgtataCCCCACCTGTTTTAGGACCAAGTGGCATAAGACATACACTTTTAAACAAATGAATCATCCTGTCTTTTCTTCCCAACAGAGTCTCAGAAGGCAGGAGGCCAAAGGTCTCCTTGCTCAGCAGTTTCTTGGGGTTGTTCTGGTACCAGATCGGGATGATTGAAGTGGTTTGCAACGATCGGCTGGGCAAGAAAGTGAGAGTGAAGTGCAAGTATCCAAAGCTCAAAAGAAGTAGCTTCTGCAGGAGGCTGAATGGCATCTTCCTGCCCTACGTGCAGctattgtgttttatttgaggctCTGGTGTATGAAAAAAGAGGAGGCAAGGTAGTGATCACTTGGGACGTGAGCATGGTTGAATGGAGGttccatttttttattgtgtAGCTGTTCTTtggttgtttagtcatgtccgactcgtcgtgaccccatggaccagagcatgccaggcactacTATCTTACACTGCTGCCCgcagtttagtcaaactcatgttagtagcttctatgacactgtcacccccttctccttgtaccctccatctttcccaaatcagggtcttttctagggagtcttctcttctcatgaggtggccaaaatactggagcctcaacttcaggatctgcccttccagtgagcactcagggctgatttctttaaggatggataagtttgatctttttgcagtccatgggcctctcaagagtctcctccagcaccttaattcaaaagcatcaattcttcggcgatcagccttctttatggtccagctcttacttccatacattactactgggaaaaccatagctttaactatacggacctttgtcagcaaggtgatgtctctggggtttttttttttatgctgtctaggtttgtcattgcttttctcccaagaagcaggtgtcttttaattttgtgactgctgtcaccatctgcagtgatcatggagcccaagaaagtaaaatctctcactgcctccatttcttccccttctatttgccaggaggtgatgggaccagtgggcatgattttagtttttttgatgttgagcttcagaccatattttgcactctcctctttcaccctcattaagaggttctttaattcctcctcactttctgccatcaaagtcgTGTTATCTGCATAtgtgcatatctgaggttgttgatatttcttccggcaatcttaatttcgacttgatgaattctgcataaaaggtaaataagcagggagacaatatagaGCCTtgtcattctcctttcccaattttgaaccaatcacttctcccaattttgaaccaatcacttgtgctgtagttggagcattctttggcactgcccttctttgggattgggatgtacaCTGATCTTCTCCattcctctggccactgctgagttttccaaacttgctggcatattgagtgtagcaccttaacagcatcatcttttaaaattttaaatagttccgcTGGAatgtcatcacttccactggccttgttattagcaatgctttctaaggcccatttgacttcactctccaggatgtctggctcaaggtcagcaaccacactgcctggggtgtacgagacatctaccatatttttcactccatgaGACGCACTGGACCATGCGAtgcacttagtttttagaggaggaaaaaatgaaaaaaaaatattctgaatcaaatgttgtactcaATTGGTATTTAATAAACAATTTCTTGAatagatctctggtttttcccattctattTTTTCCTCTATTCtttctattttttctttcctgtatctttcactatctccctcgtattttgcttgccttctctcccctgctatagccacagtcagctccaggtcttgtttttgctgactatagagcttctccatctttggctgcagaattGTGTAGCTAGCAAGAAGATATAATAAGATATCTCTTACTGTGCATGCAGGGTTTatgggaggggtagtacctttgGTTGGGGAacacgttgtgctccttctggggtagtttattcacctttggtccccacacTGCACTCAGCTCttgcctgtggctcctagaagctgtcagcatgcataATCAGCTACACCCCAGAAAACAGTttagattggctggggaaaccagagtaGGGTAGCCAACAGGAGAGGCAATGGGTATGTGAAAATGGATGTGAAAAAGTGCAGCTATAAGTACTCAGACTTCAGCTCAGTTGGGATTGAGTATTTAAGATCTCACAAAAGAGCTCGGGAGTAAAGAGAAAGGGAGAACTGGCACTGTTTAGGGAGAAGGTTTCAGGTCTAAGGCGGGCaccccaaacttgaccctccagatgttttgggactacaattcccaccatccctgaccactggtcctgttagctagggatgatggaagttgtagtcccaaaacatctggagggccgagtttggggatgtctgGTCTAAGGGAATGGGTGGTTTATGGGTGCAGGAAACTTTTGGGTGACTGAAGCAGCACAAGCATGCCTTTTCGTAAATGGTGGCACACATCTTATGGTTGGAGATGAGGAAAGGGTTCTTGTGTATGTTTGGATGGTGCATGTCTAACTCAGGAGTggaaagctgtggccctccaggcggTGCTGGACTCAAATCTTCCTCCTCTCTATGTATTGGCAattctgcctggggctgatgggagctggagtccaaaaacatctgaagggtcagaGGTTAGTCACCCTTTGTTTAAGTGGTATCCACCCTGAGCTTGTAACATCCAAATAGGTTTCTTCTCCCATGTATTGGCAAGTATAACTCGAGGCCACTGTGTGTGATATACATGTGTGCACAACCCCAATTGTGTTGGGTATCCAGGTACTAAATTGCTTGGGACTGGTAGATGGTACATAATGAACACATAGTCTACTTAGTGCTTTTGATTTAAGACATCCTTTCCTTAACTCGTACCACCGCTCAGCTCTGATGACACCATTAGGGACTTGAAGAAGCTCATTGCTGCGCAGACTGGCACGCGGTGGGACAAGATCGTGTTGAAGAAATGGTGAGTAGAAATGAGTAAAGCATTAGGGCCCCTCAGGCAGCTCCCTCAGCTTGTTCTTAGCACTAACAATGCAATAGCACAGTGCATGCTTTCAGTACAAGAAGCCCAGATCTCCAGGTCTCCACACATGACTACAGACCTGGGTGCATGTTGTACTGCTTAGTATTGATCTTCTTAAACCACTTACAGTATTTGTATAGTTCCTTTCAACCATAGTGGTTCTTCAAagcaattatcatcatcatcaaagacAGCAATTGAtaatacagccatacctctggttgcgaatggatGTGCGCaatgtgatttggcgcttctgcgcatgcgtgaaccatcgaacccggaagtaacccgttccggtacttccgggttcggtgcgttcgtaacctgtgatgaacgcaacacgcagcgttcgtatccagaggtatgactatatcaattaaaagcaattaattTTAAACTATAATGAGCAATACCAAAACAAGGAAAATATAATAGTGGCACAAAGTTCCAAAATTGCCAAGTAAAAATCAAACAGAAAAGCCATGACAAAATAAATAAGTCTTTCTTCCCCTCTGAGAGGAATAGAAAGAATGTGCCAGCCATACTcgggaggaagagagaaactcACAGCTTAGGGGTAGGCCGCTGAAAAGGCCTTACTCTTCATTGATGATAGGCTAAACTCCCTAGTTGCAATGTGGAGTGGGCCTGATGGATAGTTTTTGATGTCTAGGGTGGGTGTGCCTCATATAgaaagaggctggggaaacccagccagatgggcggggtatacataattgttgttgttgttgttgttgttgttgttgttgtaacggaatatcccaggtgtggaactgcccaggcacctggcccttggggataagcccactggtttctgcggagttaaataaaagaagtccagccactggagcaaaggacaaaacagggtttattgcgcaataggttacagtaaaactgcacacccagagcagcattacaggaacttttaaaaactcctatcatatcccagaatacagtttggaaacatcattactacatcactaaaatatcatcactacatcacgaaaggggagggcaatacatgattaacatataggaaaaacaagatatggggaaaacagagcaatatcagggagatagccctgggcaaatgtgaatgggtgttaagtattggcaaggatatctTGAGCatttatctgggagagaacaatgggattccggttgagggatattagcccagtggcttcctgaagcacccagagattacctgatgaggcatttccctgtgtacatggtctctcgcctactggatcatggcagagagatgggttcccttaagggcagcactctgtaccccaatgagtttactcaagaggagactttgcttaggtgaccccccctgTAATTTCCGTAACATTGTTAAGGACCCGTTCCATTTAGGACTTTCAAGGCCTGAGTTGCAGTAAGAAACAGATCTCTTAAAATGGGCATAACCTGATTGCAGAATCTTACTCTTGTTTCAAATGGGCAGCTATATCTGTACCAGTTGAAGTTTCTATGCCAACTTTAAGGACAGCTCCATAGAAAAGCCTATTGGCTCTGtcatgtacagtatatatatattatccATCATGTTAGTTGTTGATAATTTTAACAATGTCATAATTGCCATATTTTATTCAGCTGTTTAACAAATTACGGTTGACTAACTGCCTTTCTTGTTAATGTTTTAGGTATACAATTTTCAAGGACCATGTTTCATTGGCAGACTGTATCCTTAAACAATCTTGGTTATTTGTGGTAAAATAACAGGCTGGCCAGGTGGGTccagagggggtgggggcagggaaaggaaagaagggggtGATACTCTTCAGCTTGAACTGAGCAGATTTCCGTCATagttaatttatttcttttttactccatttgggttgggtataaataataacaataataaataatgtacataaataaatgtatgtaaaTTACTTCTCTACTACTTTACATCTATTAAATAATAATCACTTTCCCACCATGCACATAGACAGAAACTTGCTAgatgatctcaggaaccattgtGCTTAATTATTTTCATACGTATCCAAGTGCGTAATGAACAAATGAACAACTTTTCAAGATGTGTAGATTGGTTTCTACTTATGAAAGCTTTCCATAAAATATTGATTTCACAGTAaagacaacaataaaacaattaaaaacaataccatATGTTTTAAAACGATAATGACTACTCTGTGCAGTTGGGCAGCATTTAGAGCGAATCTGTTGGGGTGTATATGTGCTTGGATAATTCATAAATTAAGTATGAATTTCAGCACCTTTGATAAATTTCAAAAGTATCATTATTCTGGCATTGTGGTAGATTTTTCCCATCATAT is from Lacerta agilis isolate rLacAgi1 chromosome 2, rLacAgi1.pri, whole genome shotgun sequence and encodes:
- the FBXL12 gene encoding F-box/LRR-repeat protein 12, which codes for MEQQGLCALPDSLLLRILECLPPRDRLGGARVCRRWRRLVRDKLLWRYLDLTPYKMSSKALWHLLRNNLRGSLRTLKARGSLHSVRKQEVFTPALMQALGRQCPNLHHLCLTETDLRSLSYDFIPSSVTSLELSSCEIPSLWFKVSEASKTCPAYPQIQHLVIQNVPAFSNQHLLNISIQGNLKTLVLSEAYRITVAGFQAAAPHLGGLQHLTLRRCSIGNLLTHVIAYHMRHLQSLDLGDNPSLENRGLSCLSSLLDLGELCLESCCKLSPEAIVAVCQKLPRLRNLDIRGLEFQDQVIHKIQADLPGCVVSSAVSLGDSSVVSTP
- the UBL5 gene encoding ubiquitin-like protein 5 encodes the protein MIEVVCNDRLGKKVRVKCNSDDTIRDLKKLIAAQTGTRWDKIVLKKWYTIFKDHVSLADYEIHDGMNLELYYQ